GGTTCTGCAAACATGTCGTATACGTCTTTATTTGCTTTTACGTCGCTTGCTTTTTTGGCCCCTTCTTTTAACTGATCCGCTAGTTCTTCTGAGCCGTCTGTCAGTCGATTCATCCCATTTTGCAAATGCCTTGTCCCACTCGTTAATTCATTCATTCCGCTTGCTAGTTGCTGCGAACCATCCGCCAATTGATGGGCGCCGTCTTGCAGCCGATCAGCTCCTTGAGCAAGCACTTGCAGACCAGAGGTCAGTGTTTGGCCGCCATTCGCGAGTTTGTCAGCTCCTTGTTCCGCTTCTTTCATTTTTTCGTGCAACGTGTTCATGCCTGCGACAAGCTTTTCTTGGCCGTTCAAGAGTGCATTGGCGCCATTGACAAGCTGCTGTTGTCCAGAAAGCAGTTCGTCGACCCCGCGGTCGAGAGCAATATGCCCTTCATGCAGCTGTTTCGCCCCGCTGTTTAACGACGCTGCTCCTGATTGTAATGCTTTGGCTCCATCGTTTAACTGCGCAATGCCGTTTTCGACTTGTTTGCTTCCGAATGATAATTTCTCAACATTTTCCTTTAGCCGCTCATACACCGCCTTTTGTGTCGGATCGGGGGTTTGAGCAATGAGTGCATCAAGCTGCGCCGCTAACTGTTCAAGCCCGCCTGTTACTTGGGTCGCCCCTGTTTGAACCCGAGCCGCCCCTTGTTGCCATTGCGCAAGCGATGATGCTAGCTTTTCGGCTCCCCCGCTTAATTGTTCCGAACCTTGCAAAAGCTGCGGCATGCGGGCATCGAGTGTTTGCATTCCTTCATATACGCGTTTTGCACCGGAAGCAAGATTTGCGGTTCCCTCTTGCGCCTGTTTTGCTCCGTCAAGCAGCTGCCCTTGCCCGTCGACCATGTGTTTCATCCCGTTGTCAAGCATTTGAACCCCTGCTTGAACTTGCGTGGAACCATTGACTGCTTGATTCAATCCGTCAGTAAAGGCCATGGATTTTTCGGCAAGTGTCGCTAAATGATGATGCAAATCTTTGGATCCATCCTCCGCTTTTTTCATTCCATCATACAGTTTGTTTGTTCCATTTTTTGCCTCGCCGAGACCATCATGTAATTGTTTGGCTCCATCGCTCGCTTTTGTTAACCCGTCTGCTAATGTTTGAATGTTTTCAAACATATTTTCTGCGTACGTTTCCGTTAACGTTTTGGCTACTTCTGTTTTGATTTTTTCAACCGCTGTTCCGCCAATTTGGGCTGATAAAAAGTTAAATCCTTCATTGGGCTTGTAAATAAGTTGAAGTTTTTTCGGGTGATCGTCTTGCAACGTCGTCGCATTTTGTGAAAAATCTTCAGGGATTTGAATGAGCATATAGTACTTTTGTTCTTTTAATCCTTTTTCCCCTTCATGTTCGTTTACAAAATGCCAGTTAAACTGTTTTTTTTCTTTTAACTTTTCAACAAGATCATCGCCGAGATGAAACGCTTTCCCCTCAAACGTTGTCCCCTTGTCTTTGTTTACCACGGCGACAGGAAGTTCGTCCAAATGATCGTATGGATCCCAAAACGCCCATAAAAACATGCCGCTGTATAGAAGCGGAATAAATAAGACAGCTATAATCGGAATCAGTGTTTTCCGATTGGATGCAACTGCTTTCCATTCCTGCATCCATAATTG
Above is a window of Geobacillus thermoleovorans DNA encoding:
- a CDS encoding YhgE/Pip domain-containing protein, coding for MRAFQLWMQEWKAVASNRKTLIPIIAVLFIPLLYSGMFLWAFWDPYDHLDELPVAVVNKDKGTTFEGKAFHLGDDLVEKLKEKKQFNWHFVNEHEGEKGLKEQKYYMLIQIPEDFSQNATTLQDDHPKKLQLIYKPNEGFNFLSAQIGGTAVEKIKTEVAKTLTETYAENMFENIQTLADGLTKASDGAKQLHDGLGEAKNGTNKLYDGMKKAEDGSKDLHHHLATLAEKSMAFTDGLNQAVNGSTQVQAGVQMLDNGMKHMVDGQGQLLDGAKQAQEGTANLASGAKRVYEGMQTLDARMPQLLQGSEQLSGGAEKLASSLAQWQQGAARVQTGATQVTGGLEQLAAQLDALIAQTPDPTQKAVYERLKENVEKLSFGSKQVENGIAQLNDGAKALQSGAASLNSGAKQLHEGHIALDRGVDELLSGQQQLVNGANALLNGQEKLVAGMNTLHEKMKEAEQGADKLANGGQTLTSGLQVLAQGADRLQDGAHQLADGSQQLASGMNELTSGTRHLQNGMNRLTDGSEELADQLKEGAKKASDVKANKDVYDMFAEPVKVKNEKVNEVPNYGTGFTPYFLSLGLFVGALLLSIVFPLREPAAVPRSPFHWFFAKFGVLIGVGIFQALLADSVLLYGLDLQVKSVPFFILFSVVTSIAFLSVIQFLVTTFGDPGRFIGIVVLILQLTTSAGTFPLELIPRSLQHFNAWLPMTYSVFGFKAVISSGDFSFMWENIGKLLLFIVAMMVGTMAYFTMQHRRRFATAVEQASEA